In Gossypium hirsutum isolate 1008001.06 chromosome A10, Gossypium_hirsutum_v2.1, whole genome shotgun sequence, the DNA window AatgtgttgccccagtagaagttttgacagatgttcgataggcatgaagagcaaatggtaacttttcatgccaatccttgtaagtctccgtcattttccccacgatctttttgatattcttattggctgcctcaaccgcaccattcatttttgggcgatatggtgacgagttgtaGTGCTTAATTTTGAATTGTCTGTAGACCTCCACTATCACACTGTTATTCAAATTCAACGCATTGTCaaatatgatcctttctggcatgctatatcgacatataatctcattcttcaagaacttgctgactgccgactttgtgacgttggcatatgaagcagcctctacccacttaatgaagtaatcgatgaccacaaagatgaatcgatgcccattagaagccttcgatgaaatcggcccaatgacgtccatgccccacattgagaaaggccacggagaagtcataacataAAGGGGTGAAGGAGGCACGTGGATCTTGTCACCATAAATTTGTCACTTATGTCATTTCTTGGCATAgctgatgcaatctccttccattgtGGACCAGTAGTACCtgaatctcatgatttgcctggccattgtgaaCTCATTGGCATGCGTCCCGCGGACACCTTCATGGACTTCTAGGATTTTCTTAGCTTCAACAGCATCAACACATCTTAACAGCATCTGATCTTTCCTTCTCTTATAGAAAATCTCTCcgtctaagacatagtcactggctAGCCTTCTCAACGTCCTCTTATCATTTTCAGATGCCTGATCAGGGTATTCACGGCTCTTCACATATCGTAAAATATCATGATACCAAGGATAATCATCTCTCTCCTCTTCGTCGTCTATACTgcaacaatgagctggagcctcataaatactcatctggattGGCTTCATATTCTCTCGTCCATTTACTCTGATCATAGAAGCTAACGTAGCCAGAGCATCTACCATCTGGTTTTCGTTTCGCGGGAGATAATAGAAAGTGATATCATCAAACACCTTAATTAAATTCCAAACTAGCTCACGATAGTTGATCAACTTTGGGTCTCCATTCACCTCTAAACTAATAGATCACCAGTGCAGAATCCCCATACACCTCTAATACTTCAATTTTACGCTCGATGGATGcacggattcccatgatacatgcttcgtaCTCTACCATATTGgtcgtgcaatcaaaatccaatttacaagtgaatggataatgatctccatttggggatatcaggactgccccaattccattaccaaTAGCGTTTGATGCTCCGTCAAAATTCAGTTTCCATGGATGATCTTCTGAAGTGTCatcttcagtagttgccacatacactAGATCTTCATTAgagaaatcaaagttcaaaggctcataatcgtttAAAGTTCTGCTAGCTAAAAAATCTGTTATTGCACTCCCTTTCACAGCCTTCTGGTTCACATAAACTATGTTGAATTCAGAAAGCAggatttgccatcgggccattcttCCACTTAgagcagtcgactccatcatgtactttaaagggttcagttttgagattaaccaagtcgtgtGGTATAACATGTACTGCCTCAATCTCTGAGTGGTCCAAACCAAAGCACAACATAATTTCTCACTTGACGAgtatctcatttcacattcagtgaatttcttactgaggtagtatatcgtcttttctttttttctcgtCTCATCATATTGACCGAGCACACATCCCATTGAATTGTCAAATactgtcaaatacaatatcaatggcttACCGGGGCTAGGTGGCATTAGCACCAGGAGATTAGACAACTACTGTTTAACCCTGTCAAAGGTTTTCTGGCACTCATCATCCCACACGCCTGGGTTGTGTTTCTTGAGAAGGTGAAACATGGGGTCACATATCTCAGTCAGCTGTGAAATGAATCGGGCGATATAATTTAGTCTTCCCAGTAAACTTCAaacttccttctgagtgcgcggcgGAGGTAATTTTTGTATAGCCTTAACTTTGTCAAGGTCAACCTCAATTCCCTTCTCACTGACTATGAAACCGAGCAGTTTCCTAGACTTAGCTCCGAAAATGCACTTtgttggattgagctttagctgaaacCTTCTTAGcctcaaaaataatttcctcaaaaCCTGTATGTGCTCTTTTTTTGTTCGGGATTTTACAATCATATTATCGACGTAaacctcaatttctttgtgcatcatgtagtgaaacaaggttaccatggctttttgatacgttgctcccgtattcttcaacccaaatggcatcattTTATAACAAAAAGTCCCCCATAAggttataaatgtgattttttttctgTCTTCAGGATGATCTTTATCTAATTATAcccagagaaaccatccatgaaagaaaacaatgaataacctgccgtgttatccaccaaagtatcaatgtgaggcaatggGAAGTTATCCTTAGCGCTTGccttgttcaagtctctgtaatcTACGCACATCcgcacttttccatctttcttagggacatgGATGACgttagctacccattctgaaTAATTAACAACTTGCAAGAACCTAGCATCAAATTGCTTCCTGACATCTTCTCTTATTTTTACTGCAACATCGGgtctcatccttcgaagctttatTGAACAGGCTTGCACTCTTCTATTATGGGGACGCGATGAAACGTAATATCAGCgtttagcccaggcatatcttgatatgaccatgcgaaaatATCTTTGAACTCTTGCAGTAAATCAATGAGGTCCCGTCTTGTTTCCTTAGTTATACAAGTTCCAATGTTCACCTCTTTCCCCTCCTCCAAGGTCACACTCTCGATTGTCTCTTTATGGGGTAAAATCTGTTTCTCttcctgttctaccatccttaacaaatctgAAGATAAGCTACTATCTtcatcatcttcaaaatcctgagatccCTCCAGACACACGTCTCACTCAAAAAGAAACTCTGGGTTTGTAACAGCGTCACTCATgccattgatatctagagacctattGTAGGCATGAAAAAAAATCCAACAAATAAATGAACCTAAGTATAGctttatttgtatggtatgattataaatgaaatgcaagaaaagaaaatttgctcaagataaaagaatatttgctcagaATAAGACATGAAAgtgtatttatattaaaataaacgatttgaacatgagcctatttcacaaaagattcttattgcttctaggctttaaaacaacaagtgtgttttgaacattactctgtatTAGcactaaaaactacaggaatttcCTCTGTAGTCcagttgttcagaacacttccaggctcataagggcgaaTGCTTACTAAGTCACGTttcatcactttctcttcagATATGACATTGATATTCAAATTTTCCATTGTGTCTTCAGCTGCTCCTTTTCTTGTCATCTTCAATTCAGGATAAATAATTCCATTTGACACAAATGTATAGGATATATGGGGAAAAGCCATTGATTCCTATTTGACCTCTGCCCCACTCAATCGTGCTCTTCATCTCTCCTGTCTCCTTTCCATCTCCTTTCTTTTCTGCTTTGCATCTGGCCTATACCCTAAGCCAAAGCGATCCTGCTTGTCAGCCAAAATTGGCACTTCAACCCGTCCATGTAAATATTTCCCAAGTCCTCTTCCAGGCAATACTCCATTTCCCACTATTAATTGCAAGCTCATCCTCGTAGCTTCAGATATTTTTGCCCTAGGGATCTTCCCTCCTTCGCTGATGAAAGTAGCATCGACAAATTCCAATTACCGAAAGGAATACTCAATTGCTTTATCATCATTTTTTATATACGGTGCACTGTTGGTGGCGGATGCAATAATCTCCTCCTCCGCATTTATCGTTATCAACCGGCCTTCTGTCACCAACTTTAGCTTTTGGTGCAACGATGACTGTATTGCCCCCGCCAAAtgaatccaaggcctccccaacaaGCAATTATAAGAAAGCTTAATATCCATCACAAGGAAATCTACCTTGTATGTGTTTGGTCCGATCAGCAGAGGTATCTCAATCCTTCCCATCACTTTcctctcagtgccatcaaatgccctcactatgttctggcatgtcttcatatgagAGCTGTCTATTGGTAACCTATTTAATGTGGACAAGGACAAAACATTCAGCGCTGACCCATTATCAATTAATACCCCCAGCAGTGTATACCTTTTGCAGCGAGTGGTAATGTGCAAAGCCTTGGTGGATCCCATGCCCCTTGGTGGTATTTCATCGTCATTGAAGGAGATGAAGTTATCGACCCTTATGTTACTGACAAGGCGGTCTAGCTTGTTCACTAAAATATCTTCAGCGACATAGGTCTCGTTCAACACCTTCATCAACGCATTTCGATGATCTTCCAAGTTTTGGAGTAGAGCTAGTACCGATGTGTGTGTTGGCTGCTTGTGCAACTGTTCCACAACACTATACTCACTGTGTTTTAAGAACTTCAAAAATTCTTTGGCTTCATCTTCAGTTACTGGTTCATTAACCAGTGGTTTTGTCCTCTCTTTCCCTTGTTCAATCATTACAGACTTCTCTTTTCCAAGCTCGACCTTTGTACTTGGTATGCTGACCAAACTCTCCTCCCCTGGATATGTCACATTACAGTTATAATTCCAAGGCACCCTTTTTATCCTTATACGGAAAAGCCGCGGGTCTCTGGATTACAACTCTCAGTGTAATTTTTGCTCTAACTTCATTAGTTTTCAATCGCGAAATGATCACCATTGGGTGATTGACCTCATAAACCTTCTCTATCAACCCCTCTTCCGAGGAGCATACATCGTCTTTCTCGGTAAACTCAAAGAACTCCAGTTCTTTGTTGTCCATTAAAGCCTGTACCAGGGCCCTAAATTCCTTACATGTTCCTATCTCATGGTCCTCCTCTCTATGGAACCCACAATAGTTCCCTGCTTCTCGAATTTTCTCCCAAAGTCTTGCATGACTAGACTtttctccaccatcttcttcaaaaCCTCCCTCATCGAGGTTCTCACTTCTGCCACATCCAACTTAATTCTCCTCACCATATTCTTGACTATGGCATTTACCCCTTTATCAGTATGATTGGGCAACGGATTTCCTACACCAAATGCATCATCGAATTtcacaatacccatgttgatgagccTTTCGACTACCCTATTAAAAGAGGTGCAGTTCTCTATCGAATGTCCCGCGATTCCAGCATGATATTCACATTGAGCACTTACATCATACCACTTGGGGGGTTGTGGTGGCTTTAAGTAGAAAGGAGATACGACGTGTACATCAAACAAATTTTTGTACAGCTCCTGATACGTTACTGGAATGAGAGTAAACTGGGGCTTCTCCGTGTTTTGCTTTGTATTGTGCTCCTGTCTTGGCGAAGCTTGCTGACCCGTGGCTACCACTTTCAGTTGATTTACCATGATTGGTTTCGCATAACCCATGGTCTCATTGCtgactttattttcttttttttaagggCCGACCTCCTGGTGCTTTCCCCTGCCTCTATCTTTTCGCACCTTattgcattctcaatcatttcaccagacatAACTATATTCGTAAAACTCTTAGttgcgcttcccaacatgtgattAATAAAAGGTGCCTTCAAAGTATTAATGAAAAGCATGGTTGTTTCCTTTTCCAACAGTAGGGGTTGGACTTGTGTAGCAATCTTCCTCCATCTCTGAGCATATTACCTGAAACTTTCATTTgacttcttttccatgttctgtaaTATGATCCTACCAGGCGCTATGTCAGTCACATGGCCATATTGTTTCATAAAGGCCTGTGCTAAGTCTTTCCATAATTTAACTTGGCTACGattcaactgattgtaccatttggctacAGCCCTAGTCAAATTGTCCTGGAAATAGTGGATCAATAACTGATCATTATTGACATGACCAGTCATTCTCTGATAAAACATCGTGATATGTCCCTCAGGGCAACTGGTTccgttgtatttttcaaattctggcattttaaACTTTGGAGGGAGTACTAGATCTGGGACCAGGCTCAACTCCTTGGTATCCATTCCGTAATGATAATCAGTGCTTTCCAACGCCTTAAAATTTTCCTCTAACCATTTATATCGGTCTTCTAGTCGCTTTGGAAATTCTGCTCCTGCCTTTCTTACTTTCGCGACCTCATTGAAGTCAGGGACTGTAGGATTTGCCCGATGGTCTTCGGGGTTGGAACACGAGCCCGTCGGGACATTTATCAGTGCCGAAGTGCCAGTCTGATATTTGTTGATACTGACAGATACCTTTTACGGAAGTACTGGAGTATTTGTTGAGGTGAAACCCAGAGGGTAAGCAAGAATCCTACTATCATCCTCAGCATTGACCATGGGACTCTTCCCCTTTTCTGGCTTTCCAACTAGTAGCTGAGTCAATTCGCTCATCATACTCCTCTGAGATTCCAGCATCTGATCTTTCATATCTTGCTAGATCTTAGCTAATTGCTCTTGCATTTGCGCTTGCATCTGTTCCTGCATTTCTTTCTGCATTTGCTCTAATTTTTCCCACCTTTGATCCATAACTTTGGACTTTTTCCGTGTGTAATATtgatgttccagggtaactatAATACAATTTCTAATTCATTAAGGTtctttttgtgaaatttaatgcacatgatgcaatgtaatgcaaatgcatgaaatgtatGCAAAAATAAAGAGacgtcgattctgattcaattccatttaaaaaattttattaaaaagaaaaatcctttacataaaatagatcaTATATATGACTTAGCCTAATGCTCAAAGTTTTAACTTTCTTAAGAAGGCAAACTAGCTCACGACCTCGGTCtgactctaactcatacttcacACTTAGCACGTCAACCTGAACCGCTAAGGTTTGTAAATAATCAGCCACTTCTCGAATCTGAGCCACGGTTTCACCCATGATATAATCTCTATCCCTGACCTGGTCTTGCGATCGGTGGAGCTGTTCCTTCCACTGCTCATCGTTCGACTCAAGTAACTCAATTCTACCTTCAATCCTACTCAAGCTGGCTTTTAATTCAATATCAGAGTTACGACCACGGTACTGATGCAAGGCCTTTTCTAGCTCCGCTACCCAAGCTACCAACATCTTTTTCTCACATTGGCCTTCAACCAAGCTCTTCTTTAAGGCGCTTTCACGTGCTCGAGCATCATGAAACCTTTTCTCCCACTGATTTGCTCTAGCCTTTTCCTCTTGAACTTCTAGTCGCCATTACTCTGACGTCTTTCCCAATCCAGCAGTTCTCATCGACatacgcagcttcttgtaatcggtCTTCAAACTATCCAAGTCTTCATCAACCTTCCTTTTCCCTTTTCTCAACTTCTCGGCCTCAAGTTTTTGAACGTCGGCATCCAATCTCAAATGCATATTTTTCTCCTCCAATTGTTCTATCTTTTTTCTTAACTCCGCATTTCTCTCTTCGAAGTCCCGTTTTACGATTTCAAGCTTGGAGGGGGTTACTTGCAAATATTCTTCCATAGTACGAACATCCTCCAAACTCGGCTCGGAAATATTATCATTAACTCTTTTACTTAACAACCCCTTGTATTCAGGAGTCGTCATTGATCCAACAGCCAATTTCTTCATCTGGCGTTTTTGTTTCCAAGCATCAGAAATCTCTTGAACCTTCTTCTTATAATTCTTCTCCTTATACGCGAACTCACTCTGGGCTAATCCATGTGTCATCGGTATAAACTACCTTGACTTGTATTTTCttaaaacgagcaaaagggcatatccaacagctccccaaattccaagtaaaggtacccaatcaaaactcCCGCACCAATAGAGGATCTCATCAGGAAcaaaccaaggagctctccactcaacatccTCTTCCTGAAAATTTCAGAGGAGCGCGATCCAATTTTCTCCTAATATGTCATCTCTCCTAGACATGGCTGCTATCTCCTTTAACGGGGAGTAACTCTCGAAAAAAACCCGATAGGAAACTTTATCCACCTTTCAGAAATGGCTGTGGAACCAAGCAACAATAACTGCGCACACCCTATAAATTTACTTTCACTTGCCCTCCGACATGCACTCAAGGATCTGAATGTCTCAGTAAAAATTGCCGACACCGGTGTGACCCCTTTATCAAGTCGATCAAAGAAATCGGCAACTGCTTCATTTATATGCCTTAAAGCCTTGGGGAAAATCACCAAACCATAGATACTCAAGGCAAAGACGTCAACTTTCCTTTTTGTATCTGGATGTGCTACGATCAGGTCCCTCAAACTTACCCAAGGAATGCACCTACAATCACCCTTTTGCTGAATTCGAGGTGTAACCATTGTTCACTCATCCTAGTGATACTCATTAACTTCTTTACAAAAGCTGGGGCACTAGTAGCCTTGGAATAAACTTTGTCGACTTGAACCTTTAGACAACGAATCAAAgctgtatactcctccacagtaggcaccaCATTCCCGAAGGTGAAGCAACTATACGCCGGGTTTCAAAACGGAGCCATAGCCCGAAACAAGTACTTGTCCACCTTGATATCGAGCAGGTAGGGTAAGTCACCATAACTTTGATAGAATAGGTGCTTGGTCTCATCATCCCAAGGAGCTCATATATCTCTCAATTCCTGGAACTCGTTTTGGGTCGTATTGATGCGAGTGAAGCCCGACAACCCCGATGTATACCCCTCAGCTAGGTTATCCCCTTTCTCAAGTTGCATATTCTCTGACCACATacggacagccgcattatcctcaactttatcaaggaattcacTCTCCataacaagctttctaatttagcaACCGAACAGAAATCGACACCTCTTTAATATGAAATGACATACAAAACATAATCACAACAAAACACAACAAGTTAGtatcgaaaaataaaaatttaagcaaatagaaaataattaaacaCCTAACTGGGTAATCACTAGAGTTCAACATAGCTCTACCTAGGGCGGGCTCCTAGAGTTCACTATATGTGGCTCGGTTCTAAGAAAATGGTACCTGAACCAGAAGATTCTTCAAcccttacccattataggctcatacggattgagttcagttcaggggaatacatttccttatggccatgcggaggtgaaaacctcacaaagacataggtacggatgtatcccggaagcagtccactagcccatgcggaggtgaaaacctcacgaaggcgtagtctctcactcccacttaaaaaggtgtgaccacaacggtcatgcaagaTGATATGAAGGGATATAAAAAGCTCAAAATGCAAAACACGAATAAAATGACAAAAACTATAAAACCCATGAAATGCAATAAAAGGATAGTAtgttaaaatctaaattttaaattttcgacaaaacgacagcaaataataattttacggcttgactctcttattggtccCCAACAGAGTTGCctagctgtcgaaaccatttttattttggaaaaacgAGGGTCGACTTTAAAAAAGAGGTACGGaatcgccaccgatccttttttgaggtgtgatcgggtcaccttgatcattttaataaaatattttaatttattaaaacaatgattttgggtcTACGAAAATTGAGgaaaagggttcgggagtcggttacgtacgaaaAAAGGTTAGCACCCCcgtaacgcctaaaattggtaccaattgactaattaatgtccaaatgttgaaaatttgaaaaaaaaccttaaaaatacGATCCCCTAGAAAAAAGTGTGAACAACTCGAGTTGGATTTTAAGATTCACAAATTCCAAAGGAATAAAataccacacccaatacgttaggacacgatattttAAGTCCCCAAAATTGAGATCAGCTCAAGATTTCCAAAACGCACAATGAATCTTAAAAGGGTATTTCGTTATTTGGCCAAACGAAAAAACGAaaccagcacgttagggcacgatttctcgaattttcaaacaCGAAACATTGCCTTTTTTTGAGGAGTTTctaaataaacaattataaaccGGCTCAAGATATACTTGCTTAGTTTCtttaaaggtaaaaaaaaaacttgatattAGGCAAAAAAAAACATTCGAAATTTTAAAGTCCGATAAAAATAGCAATCATTCAAGCATTGAATTGagcatgaaataaatatatacaaccATAATATTACGtgaataataaaaaggaaaatacaaAGAACCAAGTTGCATGCAATAGCAACATATCATATACTATATAAATACCATCACTAATGTCCGAAAGCTAACGAATTGGGCCAATTTATAAGAAATTTCAAGCAAACtatacaaataaaatattaagttttaaaacaaactaaaatgaATAATAGGGTGgaaagtaaaatttaaaacattactGTGCAATGatacaaaaaatttgaaaaccgaccatagatacaaaaatttaaaataagaagaaaaatataaataagtaaagtACTAGATAGTAATAtacaaatgaattttaaaaaaatgacaaggtaaatatttatatgaaaatttgaagtgtataaaaaaaacaaacatagaTAACATAATAATGCGTAAATGAAattgcaaaatatatatatatacgtcaatcaaaatagataatatacatgaggtaaaattttatataaaaataatatatatacaataataacAATGTAATATCAAAACAAAGAGTGTACATAAGAGGAAATTTTAAGATgagtatattatataataaaacataaggatatgcacatgaaaaataaaatgtaaacaatgCGCAGTCAATGAAATAATCCCAAAATAATAcgtaagaataatatgattttttttttaaaatgaatggctaaaaactaaattgaaaaaaaaaccaaaatcaaaGAGATATTTTATAAACCATACAAATTATTGAAACAGAATTGAGGGCCAAAATAAAGCGTGCCCAAATGTTCGAGCGTTAAAACCGAAAATGCTGCAAAGCGATTCATTCTAGCATGGACCGAGATGAATAGACGCACAAAATTTCTAGGACAATTTAAAAAAACAAGGGAAATGCAAATAAGTTTTAATTACAAATCAGTACAAAAGGAGAGGACTCAATGCGCAAATTCCCCCCTTTTAACCAAATGCATAAGCCCAACACCAAACGGTGCTGTTTTAATTTTATGACTTAAaccatttttgttttaaaacattttcAACCCCTGATTTCAAAAAACCTAGAGTTTAAAACTTTCTTATTTCTTCCTGCCACAGCCGAAGGGCTAACAGCCCCCAACCACCGCCGAAACCAACTGCAACGAACGGTCTTCCAACGGAGCGGTAAGTCTCTCTCTCCCTTATACTTTAGTATGCAAAAGAATCTAAATGAAGAGCTGAAAGTAATAGGGAAAAAAATATGCAATCACCTtcaaaataaaaaccaatattCACTCGCCGTTTTTGCTTGTATTTGGTATCTCGTGTGAATTTTTGTGCTCGATTTCTATTCTATTTCTCTAAAAAAAACCCCATACACTTAAAAACgaaggcttttatagccaaaatatAAACAGTTTTTTGGCTATTTTTGCTCAACTTGCAGGTCATGAAGACGTGGGTACGAACATGGAGTAAGGCGTGCGTGCGTGGCGTAGGTGATCGTGGCTGAAGGCTGCGGCGCAAATGAAGCTTTTAAGGATTTAGGGTTTCAGTTTTCTGATTGATTAGGTTAGAGTATGAGTATTGGGCTTATGTAAACGGGCCAAAATTATTTGGGTTGTTTTATGTAATTGGGCTGACTAAAAAATTGAGActgttgttttttgtttttttttgtatatgtATGGGCCCG includes these proteins:
- the LOC107895658 gene encoding uncharacterized protein produces the protein MESTALSGRMARWQILLSEFNIVYVNQKAVKGSAITDFLASRTLNDYEPLNFDFSNEDLVYVATTEDDTSEDHPWKLNFDGASNAIEYEACIMGIRASIERKIEVLEVYGDSALVFDDITFYYLPRNENQMVDALATLASMIRVNGRENMKPIQMSIYEAPAHCCSIDDEEERDDYPWYHDILRYVKSREYPDQASENDKRTLRRLASDYVLDGEIFYKRRKDQMLLRCVDAVEAKKILEVHEGVRGTHANEFTMARQIMRFRYYWSTMEGDCISYAKK
- the LOC107895659 gene encoding uncharacterized protein yields the protein MKDQMLESQRSMMSELTQLLVGKPEKGKSPMVNAEDDSRILAYPLGFTSTNTPTGTSALINVPTGSCSNPEDHRANPTVPDFNEVAKVRKAGAEFPKRLEDRYKWLEENFKALESTDYHYGMDTKELSLVPDLVLPPKFKMPEFEKYNGTSCPEGHITMFYQRMTGHVNNDQLLIHYFQDNLTRAVAKWYNQLNRSQVKLWKDLAQAFMKQYGHVTDIAPGRIILQNMEKKSNESFR